The Micromonospora violae DNA segment ACCCTCTCGCCCGCGATGCCGTCGTCACCCTGGCCCAGCGCGTCCAGCGCCGAGCCATCCCCGACGAGTTGCGCCTACTCGCGGGCCGCATCGGCATTAACCTGGCCGCATAACTGCCAGTAATCACCGCATCACCAATTCGCCCTACTGTCCGGTTTGGGACGTGAGCACGTCCTGATGGCCCGACGCGGCAACGGTCGATCCTGAGCTGCTGGGCCTCCATCGGAGGAGGCGGGGATGAGCGGTCAGGACGACAACGCTCCGGAGCACAACAGTGAGGCGGCCGAGCGGGAGGCCGCCAAGCAGCGCCTTCTGGCTCAGGCTGAGGCGGAGCGCGTACCCGTGGAGGACACGACCCGTGCGGTCCCGGACCGGCGGTGGCGGCGTGACCAACGATGACATCCCTATCGGCCGCCGGGTGGCGAGCTGGCGGGTGCGGCGGTCAATGACGCAGCAAATGCTTGCCGACCGGTTGCGCAGGTCGAAGAGTTGGGTGGACAAGATCGAGCGGGGTGCCCGCGCCCTGGACCGGTACTCGGTGATTCAGGAGGTGGCCCACGTCCTGCGGGTCGACCCGGAGGTGCTGCTCGGCCAGCCGCCGAGCACCCCGGCGGGCACGCCGGACGGGGTGGACGACATCCGGGCCGCCCTCGCCCGCTACGACATCCCGCAGGCTGCACCGCGGACCGACGAGCTGAGACGGCAGGTCGGGCACGCCTGGTTGACCTACCAGCACGCGCACTACGGGCAGTTGGTGCGGGTGTTGCCGGGTCTGCTCGACGCCGCCCAGGGCGCGCGGTCGCCGGAGCTGTTGGTGCAGACGTACCGGATCACCTCCTCGTTGCTGGTGAAGCTCGGCGAGGCCGACCTGGCCTGGCTGGCCGCCGACCGCGCGATGTCCACCGCCAGCGACGACCCGCTGCTCGCGGCGACCGCGACCATCTCGATAGCCCAGGCGCTCCGCGCGCAGGGCCGCGACCACCTGGCCCTGGCCGCGCTGCTCCCCGCCGCCAACCGCGTCCTTCCACAGTCAACCCACTCCGGTGATCAAGAAGTTTGCGTCACTTTTGGAGATCAAACTTCCCGTAAACCTCTTGATCACGAGGGTCAGGGCGATCGCTGGGGGAGGGCTGTGGGTGGGGTGCTGCTGGTGCAGGCTGCGCTTGCTGCCGTCGGCTGCGGTGAGCACCGCCGCGCCGATGAGCTGATCGACCGGGCCGTGGGGGTCGCCACAAACCTTCGAGGGTACGACGACACGCACCACACCAGCTTCGGGCCGGTCGTCGTCGAGCTGGCGCGGGTGCTGGTGGCGGCCCAGCGGGGTGACGCCGACGCGGCGCTACAAAGGCATTCGACGATCGTGCGGCGGGAGGGGTGGCGGCGACTGCCGGCCGAGTATCGGAGCGCCTATCTGGTCGACGTCGCGCGGGTGTACCTCCAGGTGGGGGACCTGCGCGGGGCCGCCCGCGCCCTCGTGGACGCGGACTGTGTCGCGCCGGCTGAGGTTCGGTGCCGGCCGTTGGCGCGTACCGTGATCGCTGATGTTGCCCG contains these protein-coding regions:
- a CDS encoding helix-turn-helix domain-containing protein gives rise to the protein MTQQMLADRLRRSKSWVDKIERGARALDRYSVIQEVAHVLRVDPEVLLGQPPSTPAGTPDGVDDIRAALARYDIPQAAPRTDELRRQVGHAWLTYQHAHYGQLVRVLPGLLDAAQGARSPELLVQTYRITSSLLVKLGEADLAWLAADRAMSTASDDPLLAATATISIAQALRAQGRDHLALAALLPAANRVLPQSTHSGDQEVCVTFGDQTSRKPLDHEGQGDRWGRAVGGVLLVQAALAAVGCGEHRRADELIDRAVGVATNLRGYDDTHHTSFGPVVVELARVLVAAQRGDADAALQRHSTIVRREGWRRLPAEYRSAYLVDVARVYLQVGDLRGAARALVDADCVAPAEVRCRPLARTVIADVARGHPAPAGVARLATLVGLTR